From the Musa acuminata AAA Group cultivar baxijiao chromosome BXJ3-1, Cavendish_Baxijiao_AAA, whole genome shotgun sequence genome, the window ATGGTCCATACATCATTTGCCCTAATCATATACTACTAGCTCAGAGGCCCTACAACTCAAGAAAGATTTACATATCTAAGCAGCACAAGTTTTCATGTGATTCCAAGTGCAGCACAACATGGCCCCAGTTGGACACCTGACCAATATCTGAAAGCAAGAAAAGTGTGGAGACTTAAGGTTTCTTTACTTACTAACTGTATGTAGGCTTTATTCCTTCCCCAAAAACTAAAAAGCAGGAGATATTGGAGCCCCTTTATTCCTGCCTCAGTAGGAATGATCAGCTATATCTCACATATATTCTACATATCCAAAAAGGTGCGGATGAGACCATAAATTAAGTCAGATGGTGTCCACCATCATTGTAAATCTAGGTTCAATTGCAccatttctctttctctcttccaaGCTGTGCTGGTAAACAGTTGGCTGCAGAAACACACTGTCATGAAAAGCTTTTGGGCTCCAAAAGCAGCAGAAAAGAAAGAGCAGAAAGGAATCATGTATGAGGGCGAAGCTTCAGTTGGAAGGTTAAGGAACAGGCAGTAACACCCAAATGATTCATAGACTGTTTATGCATACATGTTAAGGTGCAAAAGTGCATTGGATGGCCTCATGAACTCAATcagatatttaacaaacaaaagaTACTTGGCAGAGATATCCGGGTTTGAATGGAACGGATCCATACCCATATTTTCAGAAAGGATTTGGATCCAATGATGGTTTGGTAAATATAATTACTATGACAAATCCATGGCCCATACCTTAGTTTGATGAGTTTTAGCACATCAAAAGTGAGGATCCATACCCAAAAACCTTGAAGCAAATTTGGATCCACCAGCTCCAAAAATAAAGCCAGCCGCTATGTGCCTTTAACCATGTGAAATGTAGAAATGACCGAGACCAAGTTAATAATAATAGTATAATACACACATCTAGTCCCATGAATCAATTCAAGTCTTCTACTGTTTTCACAGTGGGCCTAAACTAGAGGTACTACACTCTCTTCCAATCTCCTTTAACACCTCTCCTTTTCCTTTTGATGGTATCCCTACACATCCTTTGTATCCATCAAAGGACAATTGGGTTGTGGAAAGGCATAAAAGAGACACCATTGGAGAAGAAACCAATCACTGCTGTCCCATGAAaaccgatctctctctctctctctctctctcaaagaatCATACAAGAGGTTCCAGCCTTATTGACATACCAATTATCTGTTATCAGTAAAGAACGTTTGCCAGTTGGAACAAAGAGTTAATATAAAAAAAGAGGAGATACAAAATGAACATATAAAAGTTCAATAGATTATCCATCAGTATCAATCAaccttaacacacacacacacacacacacacacacacacacacacacacacacacacacacacacatatatatatatatatatatatatatatatatcacagaaACAAATAAGGTTGCATATATTGATCCTCCTCATACTTACATAGAAATAAGTGAAACAAAAAGAGTTAACATTACAAAAAGACTGGGATATAATAAAGCAAACAAAATGAAACTAACATGTACACACATCCAACAGATGTCTAGTAGTCACCTGTTATGTCACCCATCCTTGTGATTCAACCTTGCATCATTCATATACCTACGTGTGTATAGACACAGATGCATAAAGATGCCTACCTAGCATCTTTCTTTAATAATGTCTTCTCCAACTAAATCATGTGAATGGGCCTGTTCCTATCAGACTGCATTCTGGTACTAGTAACATTCTATATTCCTATTTATCCAAAAATGGTAAGCAACAGCAAATGATAAATGGAAAGAGGAAAttgacattacatgtttcacactTGTCAACAGTAGAAGGGCCCTCTTAAATGAATCCCTAAGAGGCCTCTTACAGTATCTTCATCAAGAAACTGATGAAAAATACAATCAAGGAACATGTCAACTTCCTACACTAGCTTCTAAACAAGAAACCAATGATAGTGGTCACATTTGTAAACAAGATATGATATCTAATTTAGAGAAGAGTTTCTGGAAGTTGAAACTTCACAATGCTATTGGAGGGTGGAACAGTACCATGATTTAATTTGATATTTGATTATATGTAAAAGAACAAACCAACATAaaagttaaaaggaaaaaaaaaagagagaattttaATGGACTAGAAAGTTGAAACAAGAACCTCAGCATTTTATTAAGTGCTAAAGCTGTAAGAACAATAGCATGAATAAGAGGTAGGAATAGCAGAATAGTGACCTACAACACAGTGGAAATGTCCACTTTCAGTAGTTGATAAATGAATAAATGTACACTTttaaacatcaaacctcctcttacAGGATCCCCCGGTCAACAAGGGACAGGAATTATAAGCACAGAACCTCAACCTAAGACCTGAACAAAGAATCAGTTACTCGAATGCGATTTCCCAGACAATTGTTTTTCGTCACTCATCAATTCTTAGCCCCCTATTCTAATTTCAGAAGCTACAGCCCAGTTAGAATTGTTATGTTGAACAAGTCAGGAAAAGGGTTGGAGACTCGAtgcttgattgatgcaaagtccaAACTATGCTGCTTAGACTAAGCATTTCCAATTGTGGACCTCTGTACTGCCCCATCAGATTGATGGACACTCAGGGCTCTTTATGGCTATTTTGGTTTAATCTAATTACAAAATAATCCCCTCTAGGATTCTTTTATCCCTTGGTGATAATCCGGTTTAGTTTAAGGCAGATGTGCAGATCCTCCCCCCTGATGAAGCTTCTTCAATCGTTTAAGCACCTGGCAGGACAAAAGCATGTTCTTTTAGTACTCATGGACCAAGATGAGAAAACCAATTAAGATAATGATTACTTTGTTAATTAGCCATGACAAAAGATCTAAGGAGCACAAATCACACCGGATGCAAGACCAAACCACCACAATCTGTGCTACCTAAACTTCCTCCTCCGCCGACATTTTCCTATTCACTACATCCATCTGAAAGCATCTGTTTTCGGCATTACCTTATATAATTCTTGACCTGACAATTTTTCTGCCAGGACTGAAATAGATCTTTTTGTTTTCCCTTTCCAgcatattgtcaatttgacacagACTTTCCAGTTTGTTTGATCCTCAATCTCTACTCAAGCTGATCATCATCTAGATAGTGTCTAACATCTATTGTGTCTTCTTTCATAATTTTTTCAACTAAAAGTCAACCAGTAGGTAGTTATCCTTTAGTGCAGAACAATGAACCATGAATACTGCAATACATGGACTTAGGGAAGATAGGGATTGTTATTATTATGCCTTTCAGTGATTGTAAAAACGTCATACGAAAGTCTACTGAGCATACCAAGACAGAGTACAGGTTAATTAAAAGGTAACAACACTTTTGTGGATGCTCAATATCCATCATCACAAGTTAATGATAGATGTCTGACTTGTTGAAAAAGCAAATGAAAAAGGAAAAATCAAATGCaagtatatttaaaaattattaaattaagaTTGCTGAATTTTATGATATTCATGTAATTACCTGCTGTTCAGGAAACCTTTGACTAGTTGAGTTATTGGCAGATCTGTTTACCATGATCATGGAAGACCTGCGTTTTACATGGAAGATTTCCGAGTCAGATTCGTCATCACTGTCCTGCAGAAAAGCAGTGCGACGGGTACCAGCATTATAGTCAGTTGCACATTTATCAGATGATCGAATTAATTGCGGAGAACCATATTCCTTTCCTGAAAGCCTCACAGAACAGTCAGTTGGATTTGCTCTTCTGGACTTTCCGCAATCCTGCACAGAGAAATGCCAAATTTTACATCCGAGGCATCAAAGAAAAACAAGAATAGGAAAGAAACACTCGAACATCCTTGAAAAATGATGGAAAATCAACATTGATTGAATTCAGTACTTACATCAATGTCCATAGAGGAACCGTCATCTAGTCCAATAGAAGATGACAATGTTGAGGAATCAGAGGAAATCTGTACCGGAGAACCATATAAAATGTCTTCTTTCTGTGAGATGCAAGTTAAATCTTGTGTGTAAAGCTCAGCATTTTCTGCAATTGCAGGGGTTTCAACAAATTTTATCTTGCAATATGGACTATATCCATCTTCAGTTGTATGAAGCAAGTTTTTCTTCTCAACCGCTTCGAGTATACCATCCTCCTCCTCAAATTTCTGTGCTAAAGCTTCCAATTCCCCAAGGTCCTTCCTCAAAAAGACAATGCATTTACCACCACAAGAGCAATGAGTTCTTTCCATGACTGAAATTTCACAACAACCAACAGTCAGACTTGTACACCAAGAAATACGATCAACAAAAAGTCAGATCACACTCGTCCTTACCATGGCGAAGGCAGATAggttgcaagttgcaattgcattgAAAATAAGATACATAGCAGTCACATCTGCATATACTGCAAAGCACTGTCCCAATTACATCCGAAGATAGGCGCATGCATGCACCAAATTTCATCAACACCCATCTAGCATGGTGCTGGAACCGAATTAATAACACAAAAGAAATCTTTATGGAGCTTTGGGAGGAAAAATGTTTGGATGGTACGAAATTTAAAGAATCTGCATTTGACAATCTATCATCAAGAAACTTTGCTTCCTTACAGAGAAGCTCCTCATACGGAAGTAAAGGGCTTCGTTTAAGAGATGCATAATGCTTGCTAGCTGCAGCACCAAATGGAAACCATCCCCCAGTTGCAAAGTTGACTGCCTCGCCGCAATTGAAACCTGAAGTTTGAAATTTTTATGGCATGTCTGGAAAACAATATGTGTATATATTCATGCATCACATAAACATACAGATTTATGCACATgtttatatatgcatgtatgaatGTCTACAGCAATGCTTGCAAAATTTCAACTTATGAAAAGCAAATGCATACCAGTCTAGGAATGTATATAtaacatattcatgatatatggaagaCAAATTTAAGCAGCCACCCCATTAAACTCTCACCATGACTGAAGCCTGCATGATATGCTCGTGGAAATGTTACAACAAATTCACCAGGTCTCTGTACGGCTCTACATACAGGAATGCCCTTTTCTAATAGTATAGTAGGTGGAAACATTGTTGTCTTTTCTAGAAGAACACTGAATGCAGCATCATCTTCTTCAGAAGATAAGAGATCATGAGCATATACACACTCCTTAACCACCTTTTCAAAATCATAAGCAGCATGACCTGGCACCCCATACCATGTTTTGGATGCTCCACAGTGATGATAGTTGATGCTGTCAAGAGAATTTAATTTTCAACATTAAATACAAATTCCGCTGTCACAACAACAACAGATGAGCATCAATTAAAATCTTTGCATGATTTTGAATACCTATAGAGGAAGTGGTCTTCCACATGCCAAGCAAACATGCTGAATAGCATCCCAATGTAGAGCATGGGGTCTGTAACTCCCTGCAATAAGAATATAGGAAGCAATAACATCATTTGACTTGACAAGAAATTGGCCAAAAGGATTTTCAAAGTGGTTCAGATATTAATTACTTACAGGAATTGCTGCTTCCAGGAGGCGCAATATGGACATGGGATGCCGAGATAGCCACTGAAAGCAATGATAGAAAATTACTGTTGATGAAGAGGGAACCTTCTATACTGAGCAACCAAAAATTGACTATTTCCAAATTATtgtatagagataaaattgtaaaGGTAAATTGAATTTACTAAAGTACAAGAACAAAAACCAGCTATGGTTCACAACCATATGGAAATGGCTATTGGTGTCCCAAAGTCGTATATATAAAAGGCTACCTAGACAAAGTGCAAAATGGTGAgagagcagtgatttaaaaagcgctaggcgccaaaagacgtcaaggtccaaaaacgcccaaggcgctaggtgctcgcccgagcaaaacgaggcgctaaaatataaaaatatataatataattaatataattatttaaataaaaaatatgctattaaattaagaaaatcgaatacaaaatcacaatgtcatattaataaaaagtctcaaaaattaaaataataaaattttacatcaaatatattgagttgctctgtacacttgccatttattctgaaacctaacaataattttaaataaataaaaattaatagtattaaaatcaaaataatacattattaatctaataaataaaaatactattattagtatacagttaactgttaatatactgttaacagtatagtgaaaAGAGCGTGAGAAGGCCGAGGCTGCTaaggcaacgacagcgggagctACGAGCGGCAGCGGGtgtgggagtgggagcgggagctgcgagcggcgagcgacgacaacaaCGATGAGCGACGATTGTGGCAGTGGCGAGTAGCGACAGTGGTAGCGGTagcagagagcaacgacaacggagaagaaaactcgacggcaaaatcgcgagtgttagggttggggaagtcggggaaatcgtgagaggggaaatcgaaccaactaaatcaccggagaccgaaccatacgtaaaacactggttcggtcgcctggtttaacccgggcgctcgcccgaagcgcccggctgtcacgaccttagctggttttgcctaaggcgtgcggcaccctcgcgcgtccgtccgcaaaggtcagcctccccgaagcctcccattgtcccttaggaccaacaaaagagagaacgggttaaaaagaacgcctcaatcgggatccacaagcaaacatgtccgaaaaacacttcatagacaatgcaaattacaaacagactttacaagctctgaatagttgcacaacaaagggtaaaatggtccattacagaccgaaaagctctcgaacgtgtccacatgacacaacctttatttacaagcctaaagaggccaccaacccaactaaaatgggactattaagccttcggccgcccctctacctgctgtacaaggtataAACGTGCCTAaatacaacggacagacataagcattacatccaacatcttgtttagaagtttgtccgttacacggcgcctgggctcgagcgagcgcctcgttgaagcgaggcgcttggacatgaagcgaggcgctcgggcctcgcctagcctcgtccgagcgcctattgaaatcactgtgaGAGAGACATCATATTTTAAAACACGAGGTGCAAAACATTACAGTCTGCATGAGAGAAGCCGGGCTTGAAGTATTCCCACAACCAGTAGAATGTAATGTATTGGAAAACAAAATTCTGCTTGATGTTATTCAGAATGACTCCAaaccagtgattgaaaaaggcgctcgggcgctcgcctaggcgcttgggcgaggcgaggcgaggcccgagcgcctggctaatgtcccaggcggcgcgcttcaaacaggcgccgcctgggcgctcgcccgagcctaggcgctgggcgcttcgggcgagcgcctgggtaaaccaagtgaccgaaccaggattttaggtctggttcggtcctggatcggttgttagttggttcaatcgaaccaactaaaccgatataacccttacctaaccctaacccgctgccgctcccgatcccgatcccgatctcgctgctcgtcgctcctgctcccgctaccgctgctcgccgctgtcgctgctcgcgcctcccgctccctttccctttcccgctgccgctgccgtcgctgcttcctcgtttctccgtcaggctcagtatacagtatactcttaatattaagtttatttgaattttgaaatgattaattttcaatactgttaatagattaataatatattattttgattttaatgttgttaatttttatttatttgaaattattgctaggtttcaacataaatgactttgatgtaaaattttattgttttgaattttgaaactttttgttaatgtgacattgcgattttgtatcttagattttcttaatttaatagcatatttttatttaaaattttaaataattatatttattaattatattatatatttttatattttagcgcctcgcttcgctcgggcaagcgcctgggcgagcacctagcgcctcgggcgtttttggaccttggcgccttttgacgcctagcgctttttaaatcactgctccaAACCTAGTTATGTTTTTAGAAGCGCTAagcgccaaggtcccaaaatgcccgaggcgctaagtGCTCTAAGCGAAACAAGACACTcctgaatattaaaattttaaaaatatatattccgATTGAGAAAGAAAGGAGATGGAGAAGTAATCGACGAAAGGCTGTAGAGGAAGATGGAACTGGCAACGAACAAGGTTGCAGATGGTGTTGATAGCGGCAGACGAAGTGGTAGGGTTTCACTAGATCGGGCATGCAGCGGcgtggggggggggtgggggtgcggGGGATGAGGGGGTGGGGGTGCGGGGGCGGAGGACGGGTATCAGATGTCACCTAGGATTGAACCCAGGCTGAGTCGCTATAGTTTTGGCTGAGGCATACGCCTGGCCTGAGTGGCGCTTGATTGAATCGCCTCGCCCCGAGGTGTTTCGAGACCCAAGCGTGTAATAAAAACACTGCCTGTAACTGGTCTGATGAGATGTACATTGACCCACAACACACACTTCTACAAAGTCAAATGTCTGATGGTACCAAGTATTCTGGACAAGTTCAAACATAACTTCTCCTCCTATATCAGTTTGGTAAGCCTAACCCTTCAGAACTTCCATGTTTATTGGATAAAAGATTTATCAAACTATGCTTAAACATTTTGAAAGTGACGTCAGTGCAGATTCTTCCATTAGTTGAACAGAAAATGAAACATCTCAGATGATTAAAGAGGATAGTGATGTCACCTTCAAATTCCACTTGCTTTTTCCAAGTTGGTCACTGGGAGAAGATGAGAATGCAGTACCATCAATGTCACATGCATACTCAACAGTTTCTATCTTGCCATTGGTAATTTCATGCCAGAACTCCTCTTCCAAGTATTTATCTGGGAGATATCCAGCACTAGAGTATCGACGAGCATATATCTTGTTTGCCATCTTCTCAAATTCCCGAAATGTATAATTTCTGAAAAGTCAATGCCCAGGAGCTATGAAAAAGTACAGGTTATCAACTTTTGAAACTCACTTTGGATGGTCACTAACCTTCCACTCATGAAAAAGCTGATTTTGTCATTTGCATTCCACTCAGAAAGCCGGAGAGGCTGCACTCTAGTAGTAAACCTGAATCCAGCTTTCTCCTTCATTAAAACAATGCCAGCAGGTACTGTGGCAACCAAGGGTGAAACTATCTTGCATATACCTGAAATATGATATTATGGCATGACTTGAGGTTTCAACTCAAGACTTTCAATAATGAAGAAAAGAGAGGCCTGCTGCATGGATAAAGAAAATCTTCACAAAAATGGAGAAcaaaatttggagaagaaggcagcCGCCCCTTGGCATACACTTATCAGATGTGAGAGTAAAATATAATATTggaattttcaatcaaaaaagaCCTGACATATGTAGAAGTAATATACTCATATATGTCCCATATTTGTAGTAAGAATGTGTTTCACTGAACTTCAAAAATAAACATATAACTAACAAGATAAAGTGCAGGCTTCAACCTGCAAGAGCTATATGAAATTTGCCTGCAAGAATGTCCATTTCACCTAAATTCTAAAGACAATTGAAACAAATTTACATACCACACAGTACTATGCTGAGCATAAAGCTAGCTCAAAAGGCATATGCAAAAAAGAACATTACCAAATTTAGAAGCCATAGGAGCAATCTGTTGAATATAATCTAATGGATTCTCAAATTCTTCTTTTGTTGGATAGAAAACAGGGCACTCTGGAATATCATTAATCCACTCTAAATTAGATATGTTGAATTTCTCCAACTCATGCTTTGAAAAAGCTTCCCTCCTAGCACTGCTT encodes:
- the LOC135582143 gene encoding lysine-specific demethylase JMJ13-like isoform X1, with the translated sequence MMTRSGGDALRTSTSWGTGTRRSIDEIPHLSSARREAFSKHELEKFNISNLEWINDIPECPVFYPTKEEFENPLDYIQQIAPMASKFGICKIVSPLVATVPAGIVLMKEKAGFRFTTRVQPLRLSEWNANDKISFFMSGRNYTFREFEKMANKIYARRYSSAGYLPDKYLEEEFWHEITNGKIETVEYACDIDGTAFSSSPSDQLGKSKWNLKWLSRHPMSILRLLEAAIPGVTDPMLYIGMLFSMFAWHVEDHFLYSINYHHCGASKTWYGVPGHAAYDFEKVVKECVYAHDLLSSEEDDAAFSVLLEKTTMFPPTILLEKGIPVCRAVQRPGEFVVTFPRAYHAGFSHGFNCGEAVNFATGGWFPFGAAASKHYASLKRSPLLPYEELLCKEAKFLDDRLSNADSLNFVPSKHFSSQSSIKISFVLLIRFQHHARWVLMKFGACMRLSSDVIGTVLCSICRCDCYVSYFQCNCNLQPICLRHVMERTHCSCGGKCIVFLRKDLGELEALAQKFEEEDGILEAVEKKNLLHTTEDGYSPYCKIKFVETPAIAENAELYTQDLTCISQKEDILYGSPVQISSDSSTLSSSIGLDDGSSMDIDDCGKSRRANPTDCSVRLSGKEYGSPQLIRSSDKCATDYNAGTRRTAFLQDSDDESDSEIFHVKRRSSMIMVNRSANNSTSQRFPEQQVLKRLKKLHQGGGSAHLP
- the LOC135582143 gene encoding lysine-specific demethylase JMJ13-like isoform X2, whose protein sequence is MKEKAGFRFTTRVQPLRLSEWNANDKISFFMSGRNYTFREFEKMANKIYARRYSSAGYLPDKYLEEEFWHEITNGKIETVEYACDIDGTAFSSSPSDQLGKSKWNLKWLSRHPMSILRLLEAAIPGVTDPMLYIGMLFSMFAWHVEDHFLYSINYHHCGASKTWYGVPGHAAYDFEKVVKECVYAHDLLSSEEDDAAFSVLLEKTTMFPPTILLEKGIPVCRAVQRPGEFVVTFPRAYHAGFSHGFNCGEAVNFATGGWFPFGAAASKHYASLKRSPLLPYEELLCKEAKFLDDRLSNADSLNFVPSKHFSSQSSIKISFVLLIRFQHHARWVLMKFGACMRLSSDVIGTVLCSICRCDCYVSYFQCNCNLQPICLRHVMERTHCSCGGKCIVFLRKDLGELEALAQKFEEEDGILEAVEKKNLLHTTEDGYSPYCKIKFVETPAIAENAELYTQDLTCISQKEDILYGSPVQISSDSSTLSSSIGLDDGSSMDIDDCGKSRRANPTDCSVRLSGKEYGSPQLIRSSDKCATDYNAGTRRTAFLQDSDDESDSEIFHVKRRSSMIMVNRSANNSTSQRFPEQQVLKRLKKLHQGGGSAHLP